A single Theropithecus gelada isolate Dixy chromosome 7b, Tgel_1.0, whole genome shotgun sequence DNA region contains:
- the PAX9 gene encoding paired box protein Pax-9 isoform X1 codes for MFRNRMVWGQSQLLVRDGRVRPVPGRAGRPSGRRLSQAAGARPCALCVRFAEPAFGEVNQLGGVFVNGRPLPNAIRLRIVELAQLGIRPCDISRQLRVSHGCVSKILARYNETGSILPGAIGGSKPRVTTPTVVKHIRTYKQRDPGIFAWEIRDRLLADGVCDKYNVPSVSSISRILRNKIGNLAQQGHYDSYKQHQPTPQPALPYNHIYSYPNPITAAAAKVPTPPGVPAIPGSVAMPRTWPSSHSVTDILGIRSITDQVSDSSPYHSPKVEEWSSLGRNNFPATAPHTVNGLEKGVLEQEAKYGQAPNGLPAVGSFVSASSMAPYPTPAQVSPYMTYSAAPSGYVAGHGWQHAGSTPLSPHNCDIPASLAFKGMQAAREGSHSVTASAL; via the exons ATGTTCCGGAACCGTATGGTTTGGGGACAGTCCCAGTTGTTAGTACGGGACGGGCGCGTTCGCCCAGTCCCCGGACGCGCAGGGAGGCCCAGTGGCAGGCGGCTGTCCCAAGCAGCGGGTGCGCGTCCCTGCGCGCTGTGTGTTCGTTTTGCAGAGCCAGCCTTCGGGGAGGTGAACCAGCTGGGAGGAGTGTTCGTGAACGGGAGGCCGCTGCCCAACGCCATCCGGCTTCGCATCGTGGAACTGGCCCAACTGGGCATCCGACCGTGTGACATCAGCCGGCAGCTACGGGTCTCGCACGGCTGCGTCAGCAAGATCCTGGCGCGATACAACGAGACGGGCTCGATCTTGCCAGGAGCCATCGGGGGCAGCAAGCCCCGGGTCACTACCCCCACCGTGGTGAAACACATCCGGACCTACAAGCAGAGGGACCCCGGCATCTTCGCCTGGGAGATCCGGGACCGCCTGCTGGCGGACGGCGTGTGCGACAAGTACAACGTGCCCTCCGTGAGCTCCATCAGCCGTATTCTGCGCAACAAGATCGGCAACTTGGCCCAGCAGGGTCATTACGACTCATACAAGCAGCACCAGCCGACGCCGCAGCCAGCGCTGCCCTACAACCACATCTACTCATACCCCAACCCTATCACGGCGGCGGCCGCCAAGGTGCCCACGCCACCCGGGGTGCCTGCCATCCCCGGTTCGGTGGCCATGCCGCGCACCTGGCCCTCCTCGCACTCCGTCACAGACATCCTGGGCATCCGCTCCATCACCGACCAAG TGAGCGACAGCTCCCCCTACCACAGCCCCAAGGTGGAGGAGTGGAGCAGCCTGGGCCGCAACAACTTCCCCGCCACCGCCCCGCACACGGTGAACGGGTTGGAAAAGGGAGTCCTGGAGCAGGAAGCCAAGTACGGTCAG GCACCAAATGGTCTCCCAGCTGTGGGCAGTTTTGTGTCAGCATCCAGCATGGCTCCTTACCCTACCCCGGCCCAAGTGTCGCCTTACATGACCTACAGCGCTGCTCCTTCTGGTTATGTTGCTGGACATGGGTGGCAACATGCTGGCAGCACCCCATTGTCTCCCCACAACTGTGACATTCCCGCATCGCTGGCGTTCAAGGGAATGCAGGCAGCCAGAGAAGGTAGTCATTCTGTCACGGCTTCCGCACTCTGA
- the PAX9 gene encoding paired box protein Pax-9 isoform X2 yields MEPAFGEVNQLGGVFVNGRPLPNAIRLRIVELAQLGIRPCDISRQLRVSHGCVSKILARYNETGSILPGAIGGSKPRVTTPTVVKHIRTYKQRDPGIFAWEIRDRLLADGVCDKYNVPSVSSISRILRNKIGNLAQQGHYDSYKQHQPTPQPALPYNHIYSYPNPITAAAAKVPTPPGVPAIPGSVAMPRTWPSSHSVTDILGIRSITDQVSDSSPYHSPKVEEWSSLGRNNFPATAPHTVNGLEKGVLEQEAKYGQAPNGLPAVGSFVSASSMAPYPTPAQVSPYMTYSAAPSGYVAGHGWQHAGSTPLSPHNCDIPASLAFKGMQAAREGSHSVTASAL; encoded by the exons ATGG AGCCAGCCTTCGGGGAGGTGAACCAGCTGGGAGGAGTGTTCGTGAACGGGAGGCCGCTGCCCAACGCCATCCGGCTTCGCATCGTGGAACTGGCCCAACTGGGCATCCGACCGTGTGACATCAGCCGGCAGCTACGGGTCTCGCACGGCTGCGTCAGCAAGATCCTGGCGCGATACAACGAGACGGGCTCGATCTTGCCAGGAGCCATCGGGGGCAGCAAGCCCCGGGTCACTACCCCCACCGTGGTGAAACACATCCGGACCTACAAGCAGAGGGACCCCGGCATCTTCGCCTGGGAGATCCGGGACCGCCTGCTGGCGGACGGCGTGTGCGACAAGTACAACGTGCCCTCCGTGAGCTCCATCAGCCGTATTCTGCGCAACAAGATCGGCAACTTGGCCCAGCAGGGTCATTACGACTCATACAAGCAGCACCAGCCGACGCCGCAGCCAGCGCTGCCCTACAACCACATCTACTCATACCCCAACCCTATCACGGCGGCGGCCGCCAAGGTGCCCACGCCACCCGGGGTGCCTGCCATCCCCGGTTCGGTGGCCATGCCGCGCACCTGGCCCTCCTCGCACTCCGTCACAGACATCCTGGGCATCCGCTCCATCACCGACCAAG TGAGCGACAGCTCCCCCTACCACAGCCCCAAGGTGGAGGAGTGGAGCAGCCTGGGCCGCAACAACTTCCCCGCCACCGCCCCGCACACGGTGAACGGGTTGGAAAAGGGAGTCCTGGAGCAGGAAGCCAAGTACGGTCAG GCACCAAATGGTCTCCCAGCTGTGGGCAGTTTTGTGTCAGCATCCAGCATGGCTCCTTACCCTACCCCGGCCCAAGTGTCGCCTTACATGACCTACAGCGCTGCTCCTTCTGGTTATGTTGCTGGACATGGGTGGCAACATGCTGGCAGCACCCCATTGTCTCCCCACAACTGTGACATTCCCGCATCGCTGGCGTTCAAGGGAATGCAGGCAGCCAGAGAAGGTAGTCATTCTGTCACGGCTTCCGCACTCTGA
- the PAX9 gene encoding paired box protein Pax-9 isoform X3: MFRNRMVWGQSQLLVRDGRVRPVPGRAGRPSGRRLSQAAGARPCALCVRFAEPAFGEVNQLGGVFVNGRPLPNAIRLRIVELAQLGIRPCDISRQLRVSHGCVSKILARYNETGSILPGAIGGSKPRVTTPTVVKHIRTYKQRDPGIFAWEIRDRLLADGVCDKYNVPSVSSISRILRNKIGNLAQQGHYDSYKQHQPTPQPALPYNHIYSYPNPITAAAAKVPTPPGVPAIPGSVAMPRTWPSSHSVTDILGIRSITDQVSDSSPYHSPKVEEWSSLGRNNFPATAPHTVNGLEKGVLEQEAKHQMVSQLWAVLCQHPAWLLTLPRPKCRLT; this comes from the exons ATGTTCCGGAACCGTATGGTTTGGGGACAGTCCCAGTTGTTAGTACGGGACGGGCGCGTTCGCCCAGTCCCCGGACGCGCAGGGAGGCCCAGTGGCAGGCGGCTGTCCCAAGCAGCGGGTGCGCGTCCCTGCGCGCTGTGTGTTCGTTTTGCAGAGCCAGCCTTCGGGGAGGTGAACCAGCTGGGAGGAGTGTTCGTGAACGGGAGGCCGCTGCCCAACGCCATCCGGCTTCGCATCGTGGAACTGGCCCAACTGGGCATCCGACCGTGTGACATCAGCCGGCAGCTACGGGTCTCGCACGGCTGCGTCAGCAAGATCCTGGCGCGATACAACGAGACGGGCTCGATCTTGCCAGGAGCCATCGGGGGCAGCAAGCCCCGGGTCACTACCCCCACCGTGGTGAAACACATCCGGACCTACAAGCAGAGGGACCCCGGCATCTTCGCCTGGGAGATCCGGGACCGCCTGCTGGCGGACGGCGTGTGCGACAAGTACAACGTGCCCTCCGTGAGCTCCATCAGCCGTATTCTGCGCAACAAGATCGGCAACTTGGCCCAGCAGGGTCATTACGACTCATACAAGCAGCACCAGCCGACGCCGCAGCCAGCGCTGCCCTACAACCACATCTACTCATACCCCAACCCTATCACGGCGGCGGCCGCCAAGGTGCCCACGCCACCCGGGGTGCCTGCCATCCCCGGTTCGGTGGCCATGCCGCGCACCTGGCCCTCCTCGCACTCCGTCACAGACATCCTGGGCATCCGCTCCATCACCGACCAAG TGAGCGACAGCTCCCCCTACCACAGCCCCAAGGTGGAGGAGTGGAGCAGCCTGGGCCGCAACAACTTCCCCGCCACCGCCCCGCACACGGTGAACGGGTTGGAAAAGGGAGTCCTGGAGCAGGAAGCCAA GCACCAAATGGTCTCCCAGCTGTGGGCAGTTTTGTGTCAGCATCCAGCATGGCTCCTTACCCTACCCCGGCCCAAGTGTCGCCTTACATGA